ATAGAGGTTGTTTGAATACCTTTACTAAACTCTTCTAAATCACCGTGCTACCCTTTTTTTAATTCTCTGCAACAACCCTCCACCTATGCTTTATTTCACCAAGGCTAGCGGGTGGAGTGTTATTGCGGAGTATTTTAGACTTTGCTCACTATTAGCAAATTTAGCCACTCTTAGCTGGCTAATGACTAAAGCTATTTTTGGCGTCCAACTAAAGTTTAGCGAGATCATTAGGATtcaaagtgctaaactttagcaactACTCCAAAATAGAACCTTAACTGTAGTGAACTTTAGCAAGAGGATCCAAATAGAACCTTATATGTAGTAATTCTTTTTCGTAATTGCACGGCTTTACTCCAAAATCAGCATTTTATGGCGTTGAGCATCCGgtggcgccgccaccaccactgccCACTGATATTATGGAGCACGGCTTTGAAGCTGCCAACTCCTCAAAGCCTGTTCACCGTAATGGTGCATGCTGTTGCTGTGCAACCTCGGTGGCACAGTGCACGCAACCGTCAACGGAGGTGTCTCAGGAGCACCACCGAGTTGCAGGGGAGCTGCCGAAGATCTAATACCAAAGAAAATGTGTTAGGACTTAGGATTCAGGCTTGAATTCTTTCAATTGCGCAATGAAGCCCAGATATAAGTGCAATTTTGTAAttcctctattttttttcaCACCATCAGAAATCATCTCACAAATATCGGTCGTCTCATTTGCATCAAGAACAGGAAGCATATGATTGCTTTATATATCTTTTTTTCTGGAATTGCTACACTTGCATTCCATATTTCCATATGGCCATATTCTATATAATATATGGGTTTCAATATAAATTACTGATTCCACATGTGGGACAAAGGAACATTTTACATTTGGCGTCACCATCTCACTCACGCGCTCCATCCTACGGGCGCGCATATCTCCCTAGTATATAGTAGCCGTACGTGGACGGAACGAAGCAACTGGCCTGGGTCATCAGCTCGTGCGTCTTTCCCAGCATGCGACGGGCCCGGCGGCGCACGTTGCAGCCGTCGCGCGGCCGCAAGTGAGCCCGTCGCGCGATCGAGCTGCGACTCGGCGAGGAGGGGAGAGCTGAGGCTGGTGATTGGCGGGCGCCATTGACccaagcatgcatgcatgccgcaTCATGACGAGCGAGGAGGGAAGttgagcacggcggcggggccctTCATGACGAGCGCGGCGGTGTCGTGTGCCGCTAGTGATAGCAGCTAGCGCCGCAGCGTGCGCTGCTCGGCTCCTGCGCCAAGGTCGCCGTCGACGCGGTGCCGAGGCCGGTCTTCTGCGCCAACATCCTCGCCATGGGCACCAGGGACGCCATCACGCTGGGGTGGCTCAATGGGATGCGTTCGGCGGCGAGCAGCATCGACGGCGAGCTGGTGCGGCTGGCGGCCAGAGCGAAGTTTCTGATCCGCAGTCTAGCGTTTCATCCATCCGCAATCCAATAAGATTTGGATTATCCTATATTTTCTATATCCAACAAATCCAGTCCTTACATCTAAAATAGTTGGACGTCCATATCCAACTATGGATTAGacccaatccattcccaggagTAACACCAACCAACACAAATGCCCGCCAAGCTCCCCTGGCCGGGCTCTTCCAACCTCGCCTCCATGGCTCCATCTATGCCTCTGCTTCGGTCCTCCCCTGTACCAGCCACTAACACATTGATTTGATGTTCGTGGcaaatgcaagttcatgcatAAAAAAGGATGGTAAATGCAGAATTTGATACTAGGGATCCAGTataaacaattttttttacgaAGATGTCATCGTGAGCGTACTAGATCCGCTAATCCGATAGAGTAGCTCTTCACATCATGTGGACGCTAGGCATTCTACCCTGGCCTGACAGAGGTGGCGCCATGATTTCGAGTTAGGCCCGGGTGCAAATTGCAAAAAGCAAGCTGAGAAGGCACTAGCAGGTTACCACTTCTTGATGGTTGGAAAAATAAAAGAGCTCCCATCTAGTAGTTGTGTGGGACTCGGACTGAACCTATGCGGCCACAGAGTAGTTAGGCTTTCATTGTTTTTCCCCCTTTACTGAATATATACCGCTATATTTTCCTGCAAATGCAGGGCCATGGTCGCTGCAGGCCActcctagctccgccactgcagcCTAGCCGGAGGGCCGGACCGTGCTCGGTGCTCCACTCTACTGAAAGTGCGTCCGAGGCTCGGCATCTCAATCTCCAGCATGTGGTAAATTAAAGTAATTcgttttattttcttttgcacTGTGTTCTCAAGTCAAAAGTTAGGTCAGAGAGAACATCTCAGTTCGGCATCATTAATCTTTAAAGACAACTCTTACGAACCACTCAAACAAGAAATTTGCTTTGATGGACTCTGGCACTTCCTTGGTATCTGGCAGTAGAGAATACTCCCTCCTAGGGGTGTTAATTGATGTTTCTTAGGTGCATTTTTaatcctctttagttcaaaattttatttctcgaaaataagatctcaatttgaaaAATTAGTATAAAACTTTGAAATAAAGAGGATTGAAGGTATATCTAAATGTCATCAATTTGCACCCCTACTTCCTCCGTTCAATTTACAACTTTTAGAGATATcgttagttaaagttaaaaaagtttaactttaaaaaaaatataaacataGCTATATTCTGGAAGAGTAAGAGACAATGCGCACATCATAAGGAAACCTCAATTTTATATTCTTTGCTCAGTACAATCTTGAGTTTTTCAAAAGCGACAAATTGAAAAAAGCTCCAGTCGAGCTTCAGTTTGGTACATCATACACTCCTACAGGATTAACGACCATCTAATTTGGTCCTAAACATCACAGAAGGTTACAGCTACGCTTCAGAAGCCGGAACGCTGTTGTCGCGGGTTAGTTCTCTGACCCTACAGCATCGGAGGCCTAAAGCCCTAAAGAACCCGGCTTCACCAACCCCTTCACAGCAAACACAAGTGCGCCTTCATTTTCCAGCTCCTTGATAAACTGCTCCGATCTTGGTGTCTGCGCAACGACAAGGCCAAGCAGCTTGGTTGGGGGAGCTTCTGAATTTGCGTGAGGCTGTCCATGATCACTGGGGTCAATCTCAGTGCCAACACCATGGACAGCGCCTGGAGACGGTTGCCTCTCAGATGGCATGGTACCCTTTGAAACAGGAATTTCTTGGTCCTGGGTGTCACCTTGCACCTTATCTTCACGGTCCTTTCTCTCCGCAGCATGTGATGTAGAAACCTTTTGTTTCACTTGACTAgctgctttgctcttgcatgacCTGCGCCTGAACACTCCCCACAGATAGGGTTTCCCTTGGAACGCTACAATACAACAGGATTTGTTAAGTGAACTGCAAAATATAAGCAGTAGATGTCTAAACTATAAAACGCAAGAACTTAACTGCAATAAAATAAATAACTTTTCAAGTGTAGTAGTTGACAGTAGAAACAACTGCAATGCAAAATTGCGCTGAccaaatgcaaatgcaagcatGCCATATAGTATCCATGGCACTAGTAAATAAATTACATTGTGAAATCAACAATATGATACTTACTTTGACATTGCTCTGGTAGGAGAACAGAAGGGAAGATCAGCAGCTTGTCAACGCCAAAAACATATTTCAGAATTATGCTATGATCAGTGACATACTGCACTAGTCGATCCAGATCTTTATTTGGCCTATAAAAGCAACATCATTTAAACTAGCATGTAGCTGAAAATACAAAACAAGCAAGTAGGCATAGGGTAGGCCACACACCTCATATTATCTGAAAAGAAATACAAGCCAATGCTTTCAGCAGTAGGTTCTGATGATGCCTCCCACCTCTTTGGCCAGGCTTTCAACTTCGAATGCTTTGTTACTTTCATTACAGGTGGTAATGATCTTGATAATTCCTGCACCTTCTTGCATGCTTGATTTGAGAGATGTGCAGCCAGGGAAATATACTCTTGGCCAATCTTCATGATTCCACTATCAGTACAAAAAGTGAAAATATTAGCACTGCAGAGACAAATATTGAAATGATTTAGAATGAATAGGATTGAGGGCATCTAACATACATCCAATATGATCTATCAACGGGTCGTGGACAAAAAAAGCGTTCTTGATCTGTAGATGCTGAAAAGACTGGCATCCCGGATATGCTACAGTGGTCCTCTGTCACTGCAGCTTCTGATGCTAACTGCTCAGCATCGTTCGGTGCGCACCGCACACTAGGATTCCTTAGAGGTGCATTTTTATCTTTATTTTCCCTTCTCTGCTTCTTTGTCTGTGTATTTCCTGGACGCGACGCTTCCTCATGATTCCCTCCAGATCTTCTCTTGTTCATTGCACCATTTTCTACATGTCTCCTATTCATCCTTACCTGTTCATCATTCTTGCTGGATGGGGGGTTTGAATCTCCCACCTGCATGGCCTtggcatcttcatcttcatcacaTGGTAAAATAGGTCGTTTTCTTTTCATGGGCACAATATTCTCAAAAGATTGAGCTGCACTAGAAAATATTGGCTCTGCATCATTGGCATTATTTACTTCCTTAGTCTTTGAAGACAACTCCGAGCCAACACTTAAGCAAGCATGATCGGATTGCTTTGATGGCCTACAACTTTTCAGTTGTGCAGGATCAGCATTTCTATCCTTGGTAATGATCTCAAGCTTGGTTTCCTGATGTTTAGTATGATATTGAGTGTGTATGTTTGATCGATTTTTAAAGTTACTTTTTGTTGCCTTGCATGGACTATTCTTGGAAGGCAATGCCTCACTGTTATCATTTTCCGTTTGTGATACTTGGCTACAAACCACATTTTTGGCAGCAGAAACTGAAGCCTTCGGCACATCATCTTGGGTATTCCTTCCCTTCAGCTCAGAATTGGGATGGGAGCTTTCATTAAGGCCATTGTGACTGCAATGGAGTTCGCCATTCAAGATGTTTAGATGTGAAGGTACCTCAACTTGTCCACTCTCCGTGTTTTCTATGCTGCACAGATTATGTTTATCTGATCTATTTGCTTCATCTGAGTTGTCTACATCAGAAACCAAGCATTCTTTTGCTGTTAAGGTACTTGATCCTTGGACACTATCCAGTGCAGAGGTGACAGTTTCCGTGCGTGACAAGCATACTGTTCTTTCAGCACTGTTTTTCTCAACAGCTGAGTCTCGTTCTTCATTTGAGGAACTTGATGGCTCCGCCGATGGACTCAATCTCTGGACATAATCCAGTGCAGGGATGACAATTTCCGTGCCAGACAAGCATTCCGTTCTTTCAGCGCTGTTTTTCTCAACAGCTGAGTCCCCTCCATTTGAGGAACTTGATGGCTCTGCCAAGGGACTCAATCCCTGGACATTATCGACTGAAGGGGTGACAGTTTCCTTGACTGAAAAGCATTCTGTTCTTTCAACATGGTCTTGCTCAACAGCTGAGTCTCCTCCATTTGAGGGACTTGATGGCTCTACAGTCTTTGACATTGACCTCGAGAACAAGCACACTATAGAAGAATCCAAGACGTTTGTATTCCCAACATCTAGACCTGATGACTGCATTGGCTGTGAGTAACTTGATTGAGGGTTTGATCCTAGGATACTCTTTGGCACATCCCCCCATGGTTTAATCACTTCTAAAGGCTGAGGTTGCTCCCAACTTTCCGAGGTTGAACCACATATATGCTCCTCACTTGACAATGTAGGACTAGTTTCACCAGTAAAAGACGGATGGGATTGCTGGGCATCATTAACTGAAGCAAAAAAGCCTGCCTCCATTTCTTGTTCTTCAATTTCTAGTGCAGGGTCCAAGGGTGAATGGCTTGAGGCATTTGGATTAACCCCCACCCAAGGACAAGACTGTTCCGCACTTTCCGATGCCTGACTAGAACCATCTTCTGGCTCCACAGTTGGCAGTGGAGGACAAGAATCATCCGTAATAAATGGTTGGGATCTCTCAATGATTAAAGGAAGTAAGTCAGTTTTGCTACCTTGAGGAATGGACCCTTCAACATAACATGGTGACAAGGAACACCTATCTTTTTCTTTTAAGAGGCCCAGGTCTAGACACTCCATAGTGTTCATAGTAGGTTCAACATCATCCATCGTCTTTTGTATTTCTGCAGCAAGGCCAGAAGCCGAATGACTTGAACC
This genomic interval from Panicum virgatum strain AP13 chromosome 8K, P.virgatum_v5, whole genome shotgun sequence contains the following:
- the LOC120643646 gene encoding uncharacterized protein LOC120643646 isoform X2 — encoded protein: MDVVCEVCGAVGYKHLLVQCNSCRNATRHSGIMKIGQEYISLAAHLSNQACKKVQELSRSLPPVMKVTKHSKLKAWPKRWEASSEPTAESIGLYFFSDNMRPNKDLDRLVQYVTDHSIILKYVFGVDKLLIFPSVLLPEQCQTFQGKPYLWGVFRRRSCKSKAASQVKQKVSTSHAAERKDREDKVQGDTQDQEIPVSKGTMPSERQPSPGAVHGVGTEIDPSDHGQPHANSEAPPTKLLGLVVAQTPRSEQFIKELENEGALVFAVKGLVKPGSLGL
- the LOC120643646 gene encoding uncharacterized protein LOC120643646 isoform X1 — encoded protein: MDVVCEVCGAVGYKHLLVQCNSCRNATRHRYCLDTVIYDPSIEWLCDDCAPRHNEAVESLNWWGDDHHSIQLGSSIIDEPNVNRAKVTEELWSWGHRRHRSHMARRYCTWGHRKHRSRKGRRDSTDACTRHFPSEGTFNSSEMFIGENSKLKDVEKEGESKNDHLTYGPEIADGSSHSASGLAAEIQKTMDDVEPTMNTMECLDLGLLKEKDRCSLSPCYVEGSIPQGSKTDLLPLIIERSQPFITDDSCPPLPTVEPEDGSSQASESAEQSCPWVGVNPNASSHSPLDPALEIEEQEMEAGFFASVNDAQQSHPSFTGETSPTLSSEEHICGSTSESWEQPQPLEVIKPWGDVPKSILGSNPQSSYSQPMQSSGLDVGNTNVLDSSIVCLFSRSMSKTVEPSSPSNGGDSAVEQDHVERTECFSVKETVTPSVDNVQGLSPLAEPSSSSNGGDSAVEKNSAERTECLSGTEIVIPALDYVQRLSPSAEPSSSSNEERDSAVEKNSAERTVCLSRTETVTSALDSVQGSSTLTAKECLVSDVDNSDEANRSDKHNLCSIENTESGQVEVPSHLNILNGELHCSHNGLNESSHPNSELKGRNTQDDVPKASVSAAKNVVCSQVSQTENDNSEALPSKNSPCKATKSNFKNRSNIHTQYHTKHQETKLEIITKDRNADPAQLKSCRPSKQSDHACLSVGSELSSKTKEVNNANDAEPIFSSAAQSFENIVPMKRKRPILPCDEDEDAKAMQVGDSNPPSSKNDEQVRMNRRHVENGAMNKRRSGGNHEEASRPGNTQTKKQRRENKDKNAPLRNPSVRCAPNDAEQLASEAAVTEDHCSISGMPVFSASTDQERFFCPRPVDRSYWIGIMKIGQEYISLAAHLSNQACKKVQELSRSLPPVMKVTKHSKLKAWPKRWEASSEPTAESIGLYFFSDNMRPNKDLDRLVQYVTDHSIILKYVFGVDKLLIFPSVLLPEQCQTFQGKPYLWGVFRRRSCKSKAASQVKQKVSTSHAAERKDREDKVQGDTQDQEIPVSKGTMPSERQPSPGAVHGVGTEIDPSDHGQPHANSEAPPTKLLGLVVAQTPRSEQFIKELENEGALVFAVKGLVKPGSLGL